The genome window CTTAGTCACACCCATCAGACCCTATGTGAACTTCTATGCTGCCGAAGAATATCACCAGGACTATTACAAGAAAAATCCTATTCGCTACAAGTACTACAGGCACAACTCTGGAAGAGATCAGTTTCTAGAAGAAGTATGGGGGTTTGAGAAAGTCAGTTACAATAAGCCGGGAGACAAGGAGATCAAAGAAATTCTGACACCCCTGCAAATTGAGGTCACCCAGAATGAGGGGACAGAACCCGCCTTTGACAACGAATACTGGGAGAACAAAGATGCGGGAATTTATGTGGATATTGTGACAGGTGAACCCCTTTTTAGTTCTGTCGATAAATATAAATCCGGCACCGGCTGGCCTAGCTTCACACGTCCCCTGGTGGCAGAGAATATCACCGAACATACGGACAATAAACTGCTTTACACAAGGGTGGAAGTACGAAGTTTGTACGGCGATAGTCATCTGGGTCATGTGTTCCCCGATGGTCCGGCACCCACTGGACTGCGCTACTGTATTAATTCGGCAGCCCTCCGCTTCATCCCCCTCTCTGAATTGGAACAGGAGGGATATGGGTCCTTTTTAAGTTTCTTTCCTTAAAGACAATATGAAAAAGGCAAAAAATT of Oceanispirochaeta crateris contains these proteins:
- the msrA gene encoding peptide-methionine (S)-S-oxide reductase MsrA, with amino-acid sequence MFRIFILLMLWGGSALYAGGQQADQVGERSKGSDDLEKILSDSNLEVATFAGGCFWCTESDFEQVPGVSEVISGYSGGQLENPSYQQVSSGTTGHLEVIQIYYDPKRVSFSQLLDTLWRVMDPTDGEGSFVDRGNQYTSAVFYHSEEQRALAEASKKAMNESGIFKKDLVTPIRPYVNFYAAEEYHQDYYKKNPIRYKYYRHNSGRDQFLEEVWGFEKVSYNKPGDKEIKEILTPLQIEVTQNEGTEPAFDNEYWENKDAGIYVDIVTGEPLFSSVDKYKSGTGWPSFTRPLVAENITEHTDNKLLYTRVEVRSLYGDSHLGHVFPDGPAPTGLRYCINSAALRFIPLSELEQEGYGSFLSFFP